One Crocosphaera sp. UHCC 0190 DNA window includes the following coding sequences:
- a CDS encoding PEP-CTERM sorting domain-containing protein (PEP-CTERM proteins occur, often in large numbers, in the proteomes of bacteria that also encode an exosortase, a predicted intramembrane cysteine proteinase. The presence of a PEP-CTERM domain at a protein's C-terminus predicts cleavage within the sorting domain, followed by covalent anchoring to some some component of the (usually Gram-negative) cell surface. Many PEP-CTERM proteins exhibit an unusual sequence composition that includes large numbers of potential glycosylation sites. Expression of one such protein has been shown restore the ability of a bacterium to form floc, a type of biofilm.) — MATIAGATCSFGLGLVNLNPAQATTLSFSGNLAPSSFAPLSEGTFTGIAELPEFKMDDLFTPNGVAFTSGSMEFFDSFGKLIPSEVEQGFIRAIGDLPPVAGTLFELEITAMGSLNVNIPNQESCIAAGGIWIPVPQPGHCIGRFIHKDRVQTQAGRISGSLPWLSGEIAVESADQTQIVTQVTSASFTAQSTPEPASILSLLALGTLGATSTLKRKFNQSNTSEKDKIKVD; from the coding sequence ATGGCTACCATTGCTGGTGCTACTTGTAGCTTCGGATTAGGCTTAGTTAATCTCAACCCTGCTCAAGCGACCACTCTATCTTTTTCCGGAAATTTAGCCCCCTCCTCCTTTGCTCCTCTATCTGAGGGAACTTTCACAGGAATTGCGGAATTACCAGAGTTTAAAATGGATGATCTGTTCACTCCTAATGGTGTTGCCTTTACATCTGGTAGCATGGAGTTTTTTGACTCCTTTGGTAAACTTATTCCTTCAGAAGTTGAACAGGGTTTTATCCGGGCGATTGGTGATCTTCCACCAGTTGCCGGTACTCTATTCGAGCTTGAAATAACCGCCATGGGATCTCTTAATGTCAACATACCCAATCAAGAAAGCTGTATCGCAGCAGGGGGAATATGGATTCCTGTACCACAGCCAGGGCATTGTATAGGACGCTTTATACATAAAGATAGAGTACAGACACAGGCTGGTCGCATAAGCGGTTCTTTGCCCTGGTTGTCCGGCGAGATCGCGGTGGAATCAGCAGACCAAACGCAGATTGTTACTCAAGTTACTTCGGCTAGTTTTACTGCTCAAAGCACTCCCGAACCTGCTTCTATATTAAGTCTTCTCGCCCTTGGTACTTTAGGCGCAACTTCAACTCTAAAACGCAAATTTAATCAATCTAACACTTCTGAAAAAGACAAAATAAAAGTAGATTAA